Genomic DNA from Solanum stenotomum isolate F172 unplaced genomic scaffold, ASM1918654v1 scaffold1375, whole genome shotgun sequence:
CAAGTAAGCTTGTCGTTGTAAGATGACCAGCACCATACAATGTCCTGACCTCGTCGATCATTTGATCTATTGTGATACTCTTGTTCGTGTCGGATTCATGCAAAAGCTTCATAAGTTGTCCTAAGTAATCATTCCCAAACTTTTCAGACATTCCATCTTTGCCCTTTTCTCTTTTACTTACAAGCTCAAGAATGGAGTTCTTGATCCCTCTTTCAAGTTTCTCTGCTTCAATTTCATCATCTGTTCTTATAAGCCAACTGCAAAATTagagaaaacaaataattaaaaacgaGGCATAAACGTCCTAACGAAATTCCATTAAATAGTATACAGACTACCTGATTCCAGGAAATCTGACAGTGTAAACATTCTTTACAGTAATTGCAGTCAATTTTGCCACCATCTCAAAAATATGTTTGCCTTCCATGTAGCTACTTCCAAATGCTGTCCTGGAAATTACTTCAGTTGTTAACAGCCCAAAATCCTTGAACACATCGAACTCTTTTCCTTCATGTTCTTTCCATCTTTCTAGCATTTTCTGTACACTTTCACTCATTTCTGGTACCATACGCTGTGCATATTCCATCCGTTCATACTAAGATCAgtactttaaaattttaaagacgAAATTACTGATATCGTAGAATTCCAAGTACTTACTTTCAGGCTTTCTGCATGGAAAGTGTGGTTGGCCAGTTTTCTTACTTTTGCCCATTTTTCACCTTCATTTGTTATAAGTGCTTCCCCTAGTAGTTTCTTCGCATAGCCTTCCATATCCATTTTCGGATAAGTGTCTTCTTTGTTGGATAATATTTCTTTGATCAGCTCTGGTTCAGTGACAAATAAGTATGGTTTTGAGCCATGCCAAGTGAGGAAATTCCTCCCTGTCACCAAACAAACCAAACACTTAAACAATCAGTTTAAGTTCTATACACTGATGATGGCGTAATTACACAATCAGGTCACTTATAAGATAATTACAAACAATTACAAAGTCAGGATTATCACTAATATATAGAAATCAAGGGGATTCAACTAtgtaatataacaaaaaaacaaCTTTGACCtgatatatacaatgtaattctTCAACAAAGGGAGTTCAGACCCTTTTGCACCCCTCTAGCTCCATCCTTAACTACATATAAAACTAGTACTTACCTGCTATCATAGATTAAGCTACACAGACAATACAAGAAATATTTACACGGACCTATATAACTTAAACCCATAAACGATTGATTTTCTTACCGTACATCCTTGTCCATGTGTGAACATGAGGttgaattcttgaaaaaatGNGGAAGAGTAATGACTCCTTTATCTACAACTTCTCGTATATAATGACAATCCACTTTGATGTGcttggtcctctcatgaaaaaCTGGATTAGTAGCAATCTGAATAGCACTTGTATTGTCAGCGTGGAGAGGAGTAGGATGAGATTGAGGAAATCCAATCTCAGCAAGTAATCCACGAAGCCATACAACCTCAGAGCAAGCAGTAAACATGGATCGATATGCTGCCTCTGTTGAAGATTTTGACACACGGTCTTGCTTTTTACTCTTCCAAGATATCAATGACTCTCCAAGAAACATGCACCAACCAGAGACAGAACGACGAGTATCAGGACATCCCACCCAATCAGAATCACTAAAAGCATTAAGACGAATAGGAGAACCACTTGGAAAGAACAATCCATGAGTAGATGTTCCTAGAAGATACCGAATGATGCGACGAACATCCACCAAGTGGAGAtgacggggagcttgcataaaTTGACTAACTTATTGAACTACAAAAGAGATATCAGGCCAAGTAATAGTAA
This window encodes:
- the LOC125850097 gene encoding cytochrome P450 CYP749A22-like translates to MYGRNFLTWHGSKPYLFVTEPELIKEILSNKEDTYPKMDMEGYAKKLLGEALITNEGEKWAKVRKLANHTFHAESLKRMVPEMSESVQKMLERWKEHEGKEFDVFKDFGLLTTEVISRTAFGSSYMEGKHIFEMVAKLTAITVKNVYTVRFPGISWLIRTDDEIEAEKLERGIKNSILELVSKREKGKDGMSEKFGNDYLGQLMKLLHESDTNKSITIDQMIDEVRTLYGAGHLTTTSLLGWSVFLLALHPEWQEKARKEVVAFCGLEKPTSDAIARLRTMNMIINECMRLYPPVITVTRKVEREVRLGSMTLPANMTIFMPILALHHDPRIWGEDVHVFKPERFAEGVAKATNNNAAAFFPFGLGPRTCVGQNFTTNEAKIALSMIFQRYKFTLSPNYVHYPSDIFLLTPKDGVKVVLESI